The following proteins are co-located in the Rhodothermales bacterium genome:
- a CDS encoding GSCFA domain-containing protein has translation MAITCETTIPIEEAVVLERRVPASMLNQARKGYYARKSPYPVESLVGAFQGERFITRQSRIVTMGSCFAQELARWLDQHGYSRLPHHWGVIYNPASMRQIVQYSTEPETWQPAEPFWTDASNVYDPYRKSDDHAGAYRLGASVEEAMQRLEAHRRASRDTLMRADVCVLTLGLTELWRHRADQAAFFAIPAPAFFSEERHEFHTLTFSEVRGHLDYIVSRLRMLNPNVRILFSVSPIPLSISFREKLGPYVATQESKSVLHAAVLETTQMYEGVHYMPSYEIATGNRAAYFLPDGRHVNAACVSTIMQAFESLYVMGSGA, from the coding sequence ATGGCCATTACCTGCGAAACAACCATCCCGATAGAAGAAGCGGTCGTCCTGGAACGCCGCGTACCCGCTTCGATGCTGAACCAGGCGCGCAAAGGGTACTACGCGCGTAAAAGTCCGTACCCCGTGGAGTCGCTGGTAGGGGCGTTTCAGGGGGAGCGGTTCATCACCCGGCAGTCGCGCATCGTGACGATGGGCAGCTGTTTCGCGCAGGAGCTGGCCCGGTGGCTGGATCAGCACGGATACAGCCGGCTTCCGCACCACTGGGGGGTCATCTACAACCCTGCCAGCATGCGTCAGATCGTGCAGTACTCGACGGAGCCGGAGACGTGGCAGCCGGCCGAGCCTTTCTGGACGGATGCCTCGAACGTCTACGATCCATACCGTAAATCGGATGACCACGCCGGCGCCTACCGGCTGGGCGCCAGCGTCGAGGAAGCGATGCAGCGGCTGGAGGCGCATCGGCGCGCGAGCCGCGATACCCTCATGCGCGCCGACGTGTGCGTGCTGACCCTCGGGCTCACCGAACTGTGGCGGCATCGCGCCGACCAGGCGGCGTTTTTCGCGATCCCGGCCCCGGCGTTCTTTTCGGAAGAGCGCCACGAGTTTCATACGCTCACGTTTTCCGAAGTACGCGGGCACCTGGATTATATCGTGAGCCGGCTCCGGATGCTGAATCCGAACGTGCGCATCCTCTTTTCCGTCTCGCCCATCCCGCTCTCGATCAGCTTCAGGGAAAAGCTCGGACCGTACGTGGCGACGCAGGAGTCGAAGTCGGTGCTCCACGCCGCGGTCCTGGAGACGACCCAGATGTACGAGGGGGTGCACTACATGCCGTCCTACGAAATCGCGACAGGAAACCGGGCGGCGTATTTTCTTCCGGATGGCCGGCATGTCAACGCCGCGTGCGTCTCAACCATCATGCAGGCGTTCGAGTCGCTGTACGTGATGGGTTCCGGCGCTTGA
- a CDS encoding nitrilase family protein produces the protein MPPPASLRAATVQFEHAPGDKRYNLGVVARFCAEAEAAGAALVVFPEMCVTGYWHVHTLDRDAIADLAEPVPDGPSTQALLDLARRHRLIVGAGLIERAEDGRMYNAYVVCMPDGQVHTHRKLHTFVSPHLSSGDRYTVFDTPLGVRLGVLICWDNNLVENVRITALKGATVLLAPHQTGGTASRSPHGMRRIDPALWHNRHADPAAIQAALRGPNGREWLMRWLPARAHDNGLFILFSNGVGIDGDEVRTGGAMIIDCYGRIVDETSAAGDAMVVADLDLGLTPLSTGQRWIRGRRPELYADLVTPSGREMDPLEARFSEKPVA, from the coding sequence ATGCCGCCCCCCGCCAGCCTGCGCGCCGCCACCGTCCAGTTCGAACATGCTCCGGGCGACAAGCGCTACAACCTCGGCGTCGTAGCCCGTTTTTGCGCCGAAGCCGAAGCCGCCGGCGCCGCCCTCGTCGTCTTTCCCGAGATGTGCGTCACCGGCTACTGGCACGTGCATACGCTGGATCGCGACGCCATCGCCGATCTCGCGGAGCCGGTGCCGGACGGGCCGTCGACGCAGGCGCTGCTCGACCTGGCGCGGCGTCACCGCCTCATCGTCGGCGCCGGCCTGATCGAGCGGGCCGAGGATGGCCGGATGTATAACGCCTACGTCGTTTGCATGCCGGATGGCCAGGTGCACACGCACCGCAAACTGCACACGTTCGTCAGTCCCCACCTCAGCAGCGGGGACCGTTACACGGTCTTCGATACCCCGCTCGGCGTGCGGCTCGGTGTCTTGATCTGCTGGGATAATAATCTCGTCGAAAACGTCCGCATCACGGCGCTGAAGGGCGCCACCGTGCTGCTGGCGCCGCACCAGACCGGCGGGACGGCCTCGCGAAGCCCGCATGGCATGCGCCGGATCGACCCGGCGCTCTGGCACAACCGGCACGCCGACCCCGCCGCCATCCAGGCCGCCCTGCGGGGCCCGAACGGGCGCGAATGGCTGATGCGCTGGCTGCCGGCACGGGCGCACGACAACGGCCTCTTCATCCTGTTCAGCAACGGCGTGGGCATCGACGGCGACGAAGTGCGCACGGGCGGGGCGATGATCATCGACTGCTACGGCCGGATCGTCGACGAGACCTCGGCAGCCGGCGATGCGATGGTCGTCGCCGACCTGGATCTCGGCCTGACGCCGCTGTCCACCGGCCAGCGCTGGATCCGGGGCCGGCGACCGGAGCTGTATGCCGACCTCGTCACGCCCTCGGGCCGTGAAATGGACCCTCTGGAGGCGCGGTTCTCTGAAAAACCCGTTGCCTGA